A portion of the Streptomyces sp. NBC_01335 genome contains these proteins:
- a CDS encoding cellulose-binding protein translates to MSAAPVSGHGFVGGRGRGYRPEQVDRFVAALSAERDAALDELSRLTARAEELAAESARLTEQVAGLAPQTYQELSERARSILALTEEEATESGAAAQEAAQAVRDAAEAAGREARDAARAYAGKVRAQAGEDAERVLAEARRAAADLLAQAGDDAARIRAEGEELMAQTRARTSSVLTHQEQEHAERHKAAEAELLAHETQLTERHDGLMARADAVLAAARRGRTEAEEAARHGQEDAEARAAELFSEARVREERVVRETERILREHEVSRDELHARMTHVRNSLAALTGRVTAPPPEG, encoded by the coding sequence ATGAGTGCTGCACCGGTGTCCGGACATGGCTTCGTGGGGGGACGAGGACGTGGCTACCGCCCGGAGCAGGTGGATCGTTTCGTCGCCGCACTCTCGGCGGAGCGGGACGCGGCCCTGGACGAGCTCTCCCGGCTGACCGCCCGCGCGGAGGAGCTGGCGGCCGAGTCGGCCCGGCTGACCGAGCAGGTCGCGGGCCTCGCCCCGCAGACGTACCAGGAGCTGAGCGAGCGCGCCCGGTCCATCCTCGCCCTCACCGAGGAGGAGGCGACCGAGTCCGGCGCGGCCGCCCAGGAGGCCGCACAGGCGGTACGGGACGCGGCCGAGGCCGCCGGGCGCGAGGCGCGGGACGCCGCCCGCGCGTACGCCGGGAAGGTGCGGGCCCAGGCCGGGGAGGACGCCGAACGCGTCCTCGCCGAGGCCCGCCGGGCGGCGGCGGACCTCCTCGCGCAGGCGGGCGATGACGCCGCGCGGATCCGTGCGGAGGGTGAGGAGCTGATGGCCCAGACCCGGGCCCGTACGTCCAGCGTCCTCACGCACCAGGAGCAGGAGCACGCCGAGCGCCACAAGGCCGCAGAGGCCGAACTGCTCGCACATGAAACACAATTGACGGAGCGTCACGACGGATTGATGGCCCGCGCGGACGCCGTCCTCGCGGCGGCGCGGCGCGGGCGCACGGAGGCCGAGGAGGCCGCGCGGCACGGCCAGGAGGACGCGGAGGCCCGCGCCGCCGAACTCTTCTCGGAGGCCCGCGTGCGCGAGGAGCGGGTGGTCCGCGAGACCGAACGCATACTGCGTGAACACGAGGTGAGCCGCGACGAGTTGCACGCCCGCATGACGCACGTACGCAATTCGCTCGCCGCGCTCACGGGGCGGGTGACGGCTCCGCCGCCGGAGGGATGA
- a CDS encoding valine--tRNA ligase, protein MTDETQQQTAPTSELPTQYTPAEVEGPLYERWVERGYFEVDAKSEKPPYTIVIPPPNVTGSLHLGHAFEHTLIDALTRRKRMQGYESLWQPGMDHAGIATQNVVERELAKEGKSRHDLGREAFVERVWEWKAESGGQIAGQMRRLGAGLAWSRDRFTMDEGLSRAVQTVFKKMFDDGLIYRAERIINWCPRCLTAISDIEVDYQDDDGELVSMEYGEGDDTIVVATTRAETMLGDTAVAVHPDDERYAHLIGKRIKLPLTDRTIPVVADTHVDPEFGTGAVKVTPAHDPNDFAIGQRHDLDSIEVLDERGIITAHGPFEGLDRFEARSAIVAALRAEGRIVAEKRPYVHSVGHCSRCKTTLEPRLSLQWWVKVETLAEAAGDAVRDGRVDIHPAELSQRYFDWVDNLNDWCISRQLWWGHRIPVWHGPNGETVCVGPDEQPPTGEGWTQDTDVLDTWFSSGLWPFSTMGWPERTPDLEKFYPNSVLVTGYDLMFFWVARMMMFGLYAMDGEVPFRTIAFHGMVRDEFGKKMSKSFGNTVNPLDWMDKYGSDALRFTLARGANPGTDVPIGEDWVQASRNFANKIWNATRFALMNGATVEGELPPAEQLSATDRWILSRLNTVVAEADAYYDDYQFAKLADFLYHFAWDEVFDWYVELSKTTFFAGGDAAKASARVLGEVLDVTLRLLHPIVPFVTDTLWTTLTGRESVVIADWPADSGFRDAGAEAEIESLQRVITEVRRFRSDQGLQPGQKVPARLDLSGTRLAAHEAAIRQLLRLQPEGDGFNATATLPVAGATVALDLSGTIDVAAEHKRLTKDLAGAEKEKAQALGKLGNEAFIAKAPDNVVEKIRTRLAKAEEDIVRLRNQIGNLPPAQ, encoded by the coding sequence GTGACCGACGAGACTCAGCAGCAGACAGCGCCCACCTCCGAACTGCCGACCCAGTACACGCCGGCCGAGGTAGAGGGGCCGCTGTACGAGCGCTGGGTGGAACGCGGGTACTTCGAGGTCGACGCGAAGAGCGAGAAGCCGCCGTACACGATCGTCATCCCGCCGCCGAACGTCACTGGATCGCTCCACCTGGGCCACGCCTTCGAGCACACGCTGATCGACGCCCTCACCCGCCGCAAGCGGATGCAGGGGTACGAGTCGCTGTGGCAGCCCGGCATGGACCACGCCGGCATCGCCACCCAGAACGTCGTCGAGCGCGAGCTCGCCAAGGAGGGCAAGTCCCGCCACGACCTGGGACGCGAAGCCTTCGTCGAGCGCGTCTGGGAGTGGAAGGCCGAGTCCGGCGGCCAGATCGCCGGCCAGATGCGACGCCTCGGTGCGGGCCTGGCCTGGAGCCGGGACCGCTTCACCATGGACGAGGGCCTGTCCCGGGCCGTCCAGACCGTCTTCAAGAAGATGTTCGACGACGGCCTGATCTACCGCGCCGAGCGCATCATCAACTGGTGCCCGCGCTGTCTGACGGCCATCTCCGACATCGAGGTCGACTACCAGGACGACGACGGTGAGCTCGTCTCCATGGAGTACGGCGAGGGGGACGACACCATCGTCGTCGCCACGACCCGTGCCGAGACGATGCTCGGCGACACCGCCGTCGCCGTCCACCCCGACGACGAGCGCTACGCCCACCTGATCGGCAAGCGGATCAAGCTGCCGTTGACCGACCGCACGATCCCGGTGGTCGCCGACACCCACGTCGACCCGGAGTTCGGCACCGGAGCCGTCAAGGTCACGCCCGCCCACGACCCGAACGACTTCGCCATCGGCCAGCGCCACGACCTCGACTCGATCGAGGTCCTGGACGAACGCGGCATCATCACGGCGCACGGCCCGTTCGAGGGACTCGACCGCTTCGAGGCCCGCTCGGCCATCGTCGCCGCCCTGCGGGCCGAGGGCCGGATCGTCGCGGAGAAGCGCCCGTACGTCCACTCCGTCGGCCACTGCTCGCGCTGCAAGACGACGCTGGAGCCCCGGCTGTCCCTCCAGTGGTGGGTGAAGGTCGAGACGCTCGCCGAGGCCGCCGGCGACGCGGTCCGCGACGGCCGCGTCGACATCCACCCCGCAGAACTCTCGCAGCGGTACTTCGACTGGGTCGACAACCTCAACGACTGGTGCATCTCACGGCAGTTGTGGTGGGGGCACCGGATTCCCGTCTGGCACGGCCCGAACGGCGAGACCGTCTGCGTCGGCCCCGACGAGCAGCCGCCGACGGGTGAGGGCTGGACGCAGGACACCGACGTTCTCGACACGTGGTTCTCGTCCGGACTGTGGCCGTTCTCCACGATGGGCTGGCCGGAGCGGACGCCCGACCTGGAGAAGTTCTACCCGAACTCCGTCCTGGTCACCGGCTACGACCTGATGTTCTTCTGGGTCGCGCGGATGATGATGTTCGGCCTGTACGCGATGGACGGCGAGGTCCCCTTCCGCACCATCGCGTTCCACGGCATGGTCCGCGACGAGTTCGGCAAGAAGATGTCGAAGTCGTTCGGGAACACGGTCAATCCGCTGGACTGGATGGACAAGTACGGCTCCGACGCGCTGCGTTTCACGCTCGCGCGGGGCGCCAACCCCGGTACGGACGTGCCGATCGGTGAGGACTGGGTCCAGGCGTCCCGCAACTTCGCCAACAAGATCTGGAACGCGACCCGGTTCGCGTTGATGAACGGCGCGACGGTCGAGGGTGAACTCCCCCCGGCGGAACAGCTGTCGGCCACCGACCGCTGGATCCTGTCCCGGCTGAACACGGTCGTGGCCGAGGCGGACGCCTACTACGACGACTACCAGTTCGCGAAACTCGCCGACTTCCTCTACCACTTCGCGTGGGACGAGGTCTTCGACTGGTACGTCGAGCTGTCCAAGACGACGTTCTTCGCGGGCGGCGACGCGGCCAAGGCCTCGGCGCGCGTGCTGGGCGAGGTCCTGGACGTGACGCTCCGGCTGCTGCACCCCATCGTCCCGTTCGTGACGGACACCCTGTGGACCACGCTCACCGGGCGCGAGTCCGTCGTGATCGCCGACTGGCCGGCGGACAGCGGATTCCGCGACGCCGGCGCCGAGGCGGAGATCGAGAGCCTCCAGCGGGTCATCACCGAGGTCCGCCGCTTCCGCTCGGACCAGGGCCTCCAGCCCGGCCAGAAGGTCCCGGCCCGCCTGGACCTGTCGGGCACGCGGCTCGCCGCCCACGAGGCCGCCATCCGCCAGCTCCTGCGCCTGCAGCCGGAAGGCGACGGCTTCAACGCCACCGCGACGCTCCCGGTCGCCGGTGCCACGGTCGCGCTCGACCTGTCCGGCACGATCGACGTCGCGGCCGAGCACAAGCGGCTGACGAAGGACCTCGCGGGGGCCGAGAAGGAGAAGGCCCAGGCGCTCGGGAAGCTCGGCAACGAGGCGTTCATCGCGAAGGCCCCGGACAACGTGGTCGAGAAGATCCGTACCCGCCTGGCGAAGGCCGAGGAGGACATCGTCCGGCTGCGGAACCAGATCGGCAACCTGCCGCCGGCGCAGTAG